A window of Macrotis lagotis isolate mMagLag1 chromosome X, bilby.v1.9.chrom.fasta, whole genome shotgun sequence contains these coding sequences:
- the LOC141500230 gene encoding uncharacterized protein LOC141500230 isoform X4, whose protein sequence is MFKDVAVYLTREEWGCLSPAQRGLYRDVMLENYRNLVSLGFSVSKPDVISHLERGEEPWVLDIQGAGEREIMKSDCSDCENKTKKELSLRQKISEKIEFQGMVLGRLKKSEFEESYKIDNQLEKHWEKPVVGILRKSLSLERNCKPVTMIPMKISTRVRGQQCNEFGRCLNLTSKHVNQRVPRGEKTHQCATCGQTFKKNLDLTNHRSVHTREKTCKLNIYRKMSRQNSITIEHQQLHNTEKPYECNECGKAFSQNRTLIQHERIHTGKKPYECGECRKTFTRSSILIKHQRIHTGEKPYKCNECGKAFSARSYFFQHHKIHTGEKPYECNDCGKAFSTRSSFIQHGKIHTGEKPHECHQCGKAFSHSSNLIHHQRIHTGEKPYQCKECEKAFSRHSHLIQHQRIHTGEKPYECNDCGKAFSARLSLIQHQRIHTGEKPYECNECGKTFSLNRTLIVHQRIHTGEKPYECNECGKSFSQRSQVIQHKRIHTGEKPYVCNECGKSFSARLSLIQHQRIHTGEKPFECNDCGKTFSQKGHLIQHQRIHTGEKPYECNECGKAFSQSFNLIHHQRTHNGEKPYECNECDKAFSVLSSLVQHQRVHNGEKPYECNKCGKAFSQGSHLIQHQRSHTGEKPYECNECGKTFGQISTLIKHERTHNGEKPYECNECGKAFSQSAHLIRHRRIHTGENPYECNDCGKAFNVRSSLIQHQRIHTGEKPYECNECGKAFSQHSQFIQHQRIHTGEKPYVCNECDKSFSARLSLIQHKRIHTGEKPYECSECGKSFRQSSHLIRHQRIHSGERPFTCDECGKTFSQRITLISHEKIHTRE, encoded by the coding sequence ATTGTGAGAACAAAACTAAAAAGGAGTTGTCTCTAAGGcagaaaatatctgaaaaaatagaatttcaggGGATGGTACTGGGAAGACTcaagaaatctgaatttgaagaGTCCTATAAAATTGACAATCAATTAGAAAAACATTGGGAAAAACCTGTTGTAGGAATTCTAAGGAAATCGCTTTCCCtagaaagaaattgcaaaccaGTGACTATGATTCCCATGAAAATATCTACCAGAGTGAGAGGTCAGCAGTGTAATGAATTTGGAAGGTGCTTAAACCTGACTTCAAAACATGTTAACCAGAGGGTTCCCAGAGGTGAAAAAACCCATCAATGTGCAACTTGTGGCCAAACTTTCAAAAAGAATTTAGATCTTACTAACCATCGGAGTGTCCATACGAGAGAGAAAACTTGTAAActtaatatatatagaaaaatgtcCAGACAGAATTCAATTACTATTGAACATCAACAACTTCACAACACAGAGAAACCCTAtgagtgtaatgaatgtggaaaagctttcagCCAAAACAGAACACTTATCCAGCATGAGAGGATTCATACTGGGAAGAAACCCTATGAATGTGGTGAATGTAGAAAAACTTTTACTCGTAGTTCTATCCTTATTAAACATCAGAGGATTCACACTGGTGAGAAACCCtacaaatgtaatgaatgtgggaaagcctttagtGCTCGTTCATACTTTTTCCaacatcataaaattcatacaggagagaaaccctatgaatgtaatgaCTGTGGGAAAGCTTTTAGTACTAGATCATCATTTATCCAACATGGtaaaattcatactggagagaaacctcatGAATGCCATCAGTGTGGGAAAGCCTTTAGTCATAGTTCTAATCTTATTCATCATCAGaggattcatactggagaaaaaccctatCAGTGTAAAGAATGTGAGAAAGCCTTCAGTAGACACTCACATCTTATTCAACATCAgcgaattcatactggagaaaaaccatatgaatgtaatgactgtgggaaagccttcagtgCACGTCTATCTCTTATtcagcatcagagaattcacactggagagaaaccgtatgagtgtaatgaatgtggcaaaacatTCAGCTTAAACCGAACTCTTATTGTGCACCAAaggattcacactggagagaaaccctatgagtgtaatgaatgtgggaaatccTTCAGCCAACGCTCACAAGTTATCCAACAtaagagaattcacactggagagaaaccatatgtatgtaatgaatgtggaaaatctTTTAGTGCACGTCTGTCTCTTATACAACATcaaagaattcacactggagagaaaccatttGAGTGTAATGATTGTGGCAAAACCTTTAGCCAGAAAGGTCACCTTATtcagcatcagagaattcacacaggggAGAAACCCTATGAGtgcaatgaatgtgggaaagcctttagtCAGAGCTTTAATCTTATTCATCATCAGAGAACACACaatggagagaaaccctatgagtGTAATGAATGTGATAAAGCATTCAGTGTGCTTTCTTCTCTTGTTCAACACCAGAGAGTTCATAATGGAGAGAAGCCCTATGAATGTAAtaaatgtgggaaagcctttagtCAGGGCTCTCACCTTATTCAACACCAAAGAagtcacactggagagaaaccctatgagtgtaatgaatgtgggaaaaccttTGGTCAGATTTCAACCCTTATTAAACATGAGAGAACACATAATggtgagaaaccttatgaatgtaatgaatgtggaaaagcatTCAGCCAAAGTGCACACCTTATTCGACATaggagaattcacactggagaaaatCCCTATGAGTGTAATGATTGTGGGAAAGCCTTCAATGTTCGCTCATCGCTTATTCAGCACCAGAGAatacacactggagagaaaccttatgaatgtaatgaatgtggaaaagccttcagTCAACACTCACAGTTTATTCAGCACCAGAGAatacacactggagagaaaccctatgttTGTAATGAATGTGATAAATCTTTCAGTGCACGTTTATCACTTATCCAACAtaagagaattcacactggagaaaaaccatACGAATGCAGTGAATGTGGCAAATCATTCCGGCAAAGCTCTCATCTTATtcgacatcagagaattcacagtGGAGAGCGACCCTTTACAtgtgatgaatgtggaaaaacctTCAGCCAGAGAATAACTCTTATTAGTCATGAAAAGATTCATACCAGAGAGTAA